One part of the Lotus japonicus ecotype B-129 chromosome 2, LjGifu_v1.2 genome encodes these proteins:
- the LOC130740089 gene encoding lisH domain-containing protein C1711.05-like, with protein MTEALQSVQKKATKKTRAEPIPKVPCKEDEGSDNSTGIPVQQKNVPKARKRGSQSSTSDARKKIRISSEKDDSERTLVDPIPEDENISSKTVDPDEAAQDNANSKASDINEENPPISSAKKRAGAEPNQEEQQAETDQEDSGSSQSESSGASSPTKTQQEQDNSSQPKPPPQDLGASAEKSDTDEDRQPIPSPIAKVSKTQEKALEVSSPVAGKKSPQSIPIEDFDALAMDDPVLALEQLISGQVSLSTSRSQESSMQNEGTSTLNTATTMINKLRSLTFEQDLFSALNSNPNLGREIKQLIADLGNEDLTDQQEKGIQELQEFLDESLSTLDQAKLVGQDLASKFTECTQAAESFDQAKTEVDSIKLLEEADSMQLNEILKQIAELQQQEKSLKANLAKFKKQKTEVAAKAISHVKDKNRLEGEISELQNKKAKVDKRLKKLKGRYAPMKATPPF; from the exons ATGACTGAAGCTCTTCAATCTGTGCAGAAAAAGGCTACAAAGAAAACTCGAG CCGAACCAATACCCAAGGTTCCATGTAAGGAAGACGAAGGTTCCGACAATTCAACAGGCATTCCAGTTCAACAAAAGAACGTCCCTAAG GCTCGAAAGAGAGGTTCTCAAAGCTCGACTTCGGATGCTcgaaagaaaataagaatttcGTCCGAAAAGGACGACTCAGAAAGAACTTTG GTAGACCCAATTCCTGAAGACGAGAACATTTCTTCCAAGACTGTCGATCCAGATGAAGCTGCACAAGACAATGCTAACTCTAAAGCCTCGGACATTAACGAAGAGAATCCACCGATCTCTTCTGCAAAGAAACGTGCCGGGGCTGAGCCGAATCAAGAGGAGCAACAAGCAGAAACTGACCAAGAAGATTCTGGCTCCTCTCAAAGCGAAAGTTCGGGAGCTTCTTCTCCGACCAAAACTCAGCAAGAACAA GACAATTCCTCGCAACCAAAGCCCCCTCCTCAA GACCTTGGTGCTTCGGCCGAAAAGTCAGATACTGATGAAGACCGTCAGCCTATCCCTTCACCCATTGCCAAAGTTTCGAAGACCCAAGAAAAAGCCCTTGAGGTTTCGAGCCCTGTTGCTGGCAAGAAGTCTCCTCAGTCCATTCCTATCGAAGACTTTGACGCTCTTGCTATGGATGACCCAGTATTAGCCCTTGAGCAACTCATCAGCGGTCAAGTCTCTCTTAGCACCAGTCGAAGCCAAGAATCATCTATGCAAAACGAAGGCACAAGCACTCTGAACACTGCCACCACCATGATCAACAAGCTGCGATCTCTTACGTTTGAGCAAGATCTATTCTCTGCCCTCAACTCGAATCCTAACTTAGGCCGAGAAATTAAGCAACTTATCGCTGACCTTGGCAATGAGGACCTCACTGATCAACAAGAAAAGGGCATTCAAGAATTACAAGAGTTTCTTGACGAATCACTCTCGACCCTTGACCAAGCCAAACTTGTCGGTCAAGACTTAGCCTCCAAATTCACTGAGTGCACACAAGCAGCTGAATCATTCGACCAAGCTAAAACCGAAGTGGATTCCATCAAATTACTCGAAGAAGCTGACTCGATGCAACTGAATGAAATTTTGAAACAGATTGCCGAACTTCAACAACAGGAAAAATCCCTCAAAGCCAATCTGGCCAAGTTCAAGAAACAAAAAACCGAAGTTGCTGCCAAGGCCATTTCTCACGTGAAAGACAAGAATCGGCTTGAAGGCGAAATTTCTGAGCTTCAAAACAAGAAGGCGAAGGTTGACAAGCGACTTAAGAAACTCAAGGGTCGATATGCTCCCATGAAAGCCACTCCACCATTTTAG